In a single window of the Osmerus eperlanus chromosome 4, fOsmEpe2.1, whole genome shotgun sequence genome:
- the LOC134019208 gene encoding sterile alpha motif domain-containing protein 3-like, which produces MLLRVILSQDDIRRITIDSMPETVDGLHLMLKNKLGLEGDLVVQFQDPEFDNELCNLSSMSELPKDKVTLKVYSKNLESYHTDSTLDTASLSTSAEGSPSASHTRQLPQPFDIPTFSYDVELKLKKGNEAFHEDGTLLDVSKDTKSDILDKIAEAIYVHNAYPTREDYDLVSQALVDKHPCLREPGSVSGWYCWKFSLKFKMGNFRQKLRLAGCPELNINSRSSGTPGKGKLKRARKSEVNFLPDIPEGKTQRSLEEERTEMVTEMKKRKIDWQKIKGLMTSTFSLRRKTIVEDEPPVADVRERWPALFSERQIEAEFARLTSVDLKDSLFAGLDKYLLRFLGVYRARMGLVELNSLLRTLDIDGSNQRQRAVVLMGLPHYLKDGSTLYKKVQVTDAEEDWTKGMAVGILMVAQIDELVRFAVVLEEEIIFPSLSDFPTAVALLMGLLFALNIDYPRGLRYTFEVIQKVLMDIGGGQCSALVHGLKNRLLRKKM; this is translated from the exons ATGTTGCTGCGCGTCATCCTTAGCCAAGACGACATCCGGAGGATAACAATTGACAGCATGCCAGAGACTGTTGATGGCCTTCACTTGATGCTGAAGAACAAGCTTGGATTGGAAGGTGACTTGGTGGTGCAGTTCCAAGATCCAGAGTTCGATAATGAGCTTTGCAACTTGAGTAGCATGTCAGAGCTGCCTAAGGACAAAGTGACTTTGAAAGTATACAGCAAGAATCTTGAATCCTATCATACAGACTCAACCTTAGACACGGCAAGCCTATCCACATCCGCTGAGGGAAGCCCCTCTGCCAGTCATACCCGTCAGCTGCCACAGCCATTTGACATCCCTACTTTTTCGTATGATGTGGAACTTAAGTTGAAGAAAGGAAATGAAGCCTTCCATGAAGATGGAACCCTTCTTGATGTGTCCAAAGACACAAAATCAGACATTTTGGATAAAATAGCAGAAGCCATCTATGTCCACAACGCATACCCAACACGTGAAGATTATGACTTGGTGTCACAAGCTCTCGTCGACAAACATCCCTGTCTGAGGGAACCAGGATCTGTCAGCGGTTGGTACTGTTGGAAATTTAGCTTGAAGTTCAAAATGGGAAACTTCAGACAGAAGCTACGATTGGCTGGATGCCCAGAGCTCAACATCAACTCGCGCTCTTCAGGTACACCTGGGAAAGGAAAACTTAAGAGGGCCAGAAAATCTGAAGTCAATTTCCTGCCAGACATCCCAGAGGGAAAAACACAACGTTCCCTCGAAGAGGAAAGAACCGAGATGGTCACCGAAATGAAGAAAAGGAAAATTGATTGGCAGAAAATAAAAGGATTGATGACCAGCACTTTTTCTTTACGGAGAAAAACAATTGTGGAGGATGAGCCACCTGTGGCGGATGTCAGAGAAAGATGGCCGGCACTGTTCTCTGAACGTCAG ATTGAAGCAGAGTTTGCTCGCCTTACGTCTGTTGACCTGAAAGACTCCCTCTTCGCTGGCCTTGACAAGTATCTACTGAGGTTCCTTGGGGTGTACAGGGCCAGGATGGGTCTGGTGGAGCTGAACAGCCTTTTGAGGACTCTGGACATTGAT GGTTCCAACCAAAGGCAAAGGGCAGTTGTTTTGATGGGGCTCCCCCACTACTTAAAAGATGGGTCCACACTGTACAAGAAAGTACAG GTCACAGATGCAGAGGAGGACTGGACAAAGGGAATGGCAGTCGGCATCCTCATGGTGGCACAGATTGATGAGCTGGTCCGTTTCGCAGTGGTCCTCGAGGAAGAGATCATCTTTCCAAGCCTAAGTGATTTCCCAACTGCTGTGGCACTGCTGATGGGTCTGCTCTTTGCCCTTAACATCGACTACCCCAGGGGCCTTAGGTACACTTTTGAAGTTATTCAGAAGGTGCTTATGGACATTGGTGGAGGGCAATGCTCTGCCTTGGTTCATGGCTTAAAAAACCGACTCTTGAGGAAGAAAATGTAA